One Nostoc sp. CENA543 genomic window, AGTTGGGGTTACTCACACATTAGTAAACGTTAATAGGAGTGACCATGCTGGTTAACCCACAACAAAAGACAACTGTATGTGACATCGTTGTTTCCGTCCGTCTTCCCAAGACCGATGCAGAGTTATTAGAAACTTTGGTTGCTAATGCTAAGGCTCAAGGTTTGGTTAATAGTAAAGCTTCATTTATTCGATATGTCTTGAATGACTATGTGAACCGTCATGCTGATGTTTTGGAGGTGGCATAAATGAACCCCCAACAAAGCATTGTTGAAACCGACGAAACTATCCAGGTTAATAACCGTGATGCTGAAGTTTGGCGACCAATACCAGGATATGAAGGGCAATATGAAGTCTCAAATATGGGTCGGGTAGCTTCACTCAACTACTCACGCCAAAAGAAACGACAGGTTTTAAAACCACGACCAGAACGCGGTTATCTAAAGGTCACTTTATACAACAAACACCACTCTAAACAGTGGAAGGTTCATCAACTTGTATTACTAGCCTTTGTTGGTGAACGCCCAAAACAATTAGTCACCGACCATATTAACCGAGTCAAGACTGATAACCGACTGGCTAACCTGCGTTACGTCAGCCGTTCTGAGAACGCACGTAACACTGACCGCTATCTATACAAACAAATAACCCACAAGAAGCAGCTAACTTCTTATGGGTTAACAACAACAGAAACAACAACAACAACACCCAACGCTATAAATTGAAAACATAGGATGTATATGTTGCACAACAATTCTACATTAACACAGTCTTGTGAAACTGCCAACAGCTTTTTAAAACTGCTAGGTGAAACGCCTTACTTGTTCCAAACATTTGATGACAACAGTAAACGAAAAGATAAGAGTTTAACCCGCCAATTCTATGGCTCACTTGATGAACATTGGGATGAGTTATTAGCGTTAAATAACAAAGGTGCAGGTATCTTTGTAACGGTTAACGTAACCGACGGAAACAACCGTAAGGCTGAGAATATAACAGCCGTCCGAGCGTTGTTTATCGACTGTGA contains:
- a CDS encoding NUMOD4 motif-containing HNH endonuclease; this encodes MNPQQSIVETDETIQVNNRDAEVWRPIPGYEGQYEVSNMGRVASLNYSRQKKRQVLKPRPERGYLKVTLYNKHHSKQWKVHQLVLLAFVGERPKQLVTDHINRVKTDNRLANLRYVSRSENARNTDRYLYKQITHKKQLTSYGLTTTETTTTTPNAIN